In the genome of Lynx canadensis isolate LIC74 chromosome X, mLynCan4.pri.v2, whole genome shotgun sequence, one region contains:
- the LOC115507061 gene encoding olfactory receptor 13H1-like, whose product MATDNATAVFEFLLIGISNYPEWKVTFFTLVLITYLSTLFGNGLIIFLIYIDPHLHTPMYFFLTNLSFLDLCYGTNSMPQALVYCFSTHPYLSYRRCLAQMSVSLVLATAECLLLAVMAYDRMIAISNPLRYSMIMNGPVCVWLVATSWGASLVLTAMLIISLPLHFCGANVINHFVCEILSLLELVCSDTSLNELMILTTGIFTLLLPLGFVLLSYIRIATAVLRIRSVQGRLKAFSTCGSHLTVVIIFYGAAISMYMKPQSKSSPDQNKFISVLYGALTPMLNPLIYSLRNKDVKGAMRKIMAKRT is encoded by the coding sequence ATGGCCACGGATAATGCTACAGCGGTGTTTGAGTTTCTTCTTATTGGAATCTCTAACTATCCTGAGTGGAAAGTCACATTTTTCACATTGGTGCTGATAACATACCTCAGCACATTGTTTGGGAATGGACTTATCATCTTTCTTATCTACATTGACCCCCACCTGCACACTCCAAtgtacttcttccttactaatcTGTCTTTCTTAGACCTTTGCTATGGAACCAATTCCATGCCCCAGGCCTTGGTGTATTGTTTCTCTACCCATCCCTACCTCTCTTACCGACGATGTTTGGCCCAAATGAGTGTCTCCTTGGTCTTGGCCACAGCAGAGTGCCTCCTATTGGCTGTCATGGCCTATGATCGTATGATTGCCATCAGCAATCCCCTGCGCTATTCCATGATCATGAATGGCCCAGTGTGTGTCTGGCTGGTGGCTACCTCATGGGGGGCATCACTTGTGCTCACTGCTATGCTCATCATATCCCTGCCACTTCATTTCTGTGGAGCTAATGTCATCAACCATTTTGTCTGtgagattctttccctccttGAGCTGGTCTGTTCTGATACCAGCCTCAATGAGCTTATGATCCTTACCACAGGTATCTTCACCCTGCTCCTACCCCTTGGATTTGTTCTTCTCTCCTATATTCGAATTGCCACTGCTGTCCTAAGGATTCGCTCAGTCCAGGGTAGGCTCAAGGCCTTTTCCACCTGTGGTTCTCATTTGACTGTGGTGATAATCTTCTATGGGGCAGCCATCTCCATGTATATGAAACCTCAGTCCAAGTCATCCCCTGACCAGAACAAGTTTATTTCAGTGCTTTATGGGGCTCTGACACCCATGCTGAACCCCCTAATATATAGCCTGAGGAACAAGGATGTTAAAGGGGCAATGAGGAAAATTATGGCAAAAAGGACATGA